In a single window of the Nicotiana tomentosiformis chromosome 10, ASM39032v3, whole genome shotgun sequence genome:
- the LOC138900356 gene encoding uncharacterized protein — MVKDCPRLRRGAPPQTSQPPCSPTGPQAMITAPATATPSQLTRGGGQGGRGRPRGGGHARYYALPSRTKEVASDSVIIGIVPDSLSSLVYVSTPVGDSLVVDSVYRLGLISLSGFETIADLLFLSMVNFDIILGMEWLSRHYAILDCHAKTVTLAISGLP, encoded by the exons atggtgaaggattgccccagacttaggaggggtgcacctccacagacttctcagccaccgtgTTCTCCAAcaggtcctcaagctatgattacagcaccagctactgcCACACCTTCTCAGCtaactcgaggtggaggtcagggaggtagaggtcgccctagagggggaggccatgccagatattatgctcttccgtcTCGTACAAAGGAAGTTGCTTCTGactctgtcattataggtattgttccg GACTCCTTGAGTtcccttgtttatgtgtctactcctgtgggagattctcttgttgtggacagCGTATATCGGTTGGgtttgatttctcttagtggttttgagaccatagccgatttattatttctcagtatggtaaactttgatattatcttgggcatggagtGGTTATCGcgccattatgctattcttgattgtcacgctaagaccgtgacgctggctatttCAGGTCTACCATGA